Proteins co-encoded in one Lynx canadensis isolate LIC74 chromosome C1, mLynCan4.pri.v2, whole genome shotgun sequence genomic window:
- the AMY2B gene encoding alpha-amylase 2B, translated as MKFFLLLSVIGFCWAQYNPNTKPGRTSIVHLFEWRWADIALECERYLAPKGFGGVQISPPNENVVINSPLRPWWERYQPVSYKLCTRSGNENEFKDMVTRCNNVGVHIYVDAVINHMSGNGVGAGTSSTCGSYFNPGNRDFPAVPFSHWDFNDGKCRTGSGDIENYNDPYQVRDCRLVGLLDLALEKDYVRSKIAEYLNRLIDIGVAGFRIDASKHMWPGDMKAILDKLHNLNTNWFPEGSKPFIYQEVIDLGGEPIKSNEYFGNGCVTEFKYGAKLGTVLRKWDGEKMAYLKNWGEGWGFMRSDRALVFVDNHDNQRGHGAGGASILTFWDSRLYKMAVGFMLAHPYGFTRVMSSFRWPRHFENGKDVNDWIGPPNNNGVIKEVTINPDTTCGNDWVCEHRWRQIRNMVMFRNVVDGQPFRNWWDNGSNQVAFGRGNRGFIVFNNDDWPLSLTLQTGLPAGTYCDVISGDKIDGNCTGIKIYVSGDGNAHFSVSNSAEDPFIAIHAESKL; from the exons ATGAagttctttctgttgctttcagtCATTGGGTTCTGCTGGGCTCAGTATAACCCAAATACCAAGCCTGGACGGACATCTATTGTCCATCTGTTTGAGTGGCGCTGGGCTGACATTGCTCTTGAATGTGAGCGATACTTAGCTCCCAAAGGATTTGGAGGGGTTCAG ATCTCTCCACCCAATGAAAATGTTGTGATTAATAGCCCTTTAAGACCTTGGTGGGAAAGATACCAACCAGTTAGCTACAAGTTATGCACAAGatcaggaaatgaaaatgaattcaaagaCATGGTGACTAGATGTAACAACGTTGGT GTCCATATTTATGTGGATGCTGTAATTAATCATATGAGTGGGAATGGTGTGGGTGCAGGAACAAGCAGTACTTGTGGAAGTTACTTCAACCCTGGAAACAGAGATTTTCCAGCAGTCCCATTCTCTCATTGGGATTTTAATGATGGTAAATGTAGAACTGGAAGTGGAGACATTGAGAACTATAATGATCCTTATCag GTCAGAGATTGTCGTCTGGTCGGTCTTCTTGATCTTGCACTGGAGAAAGATTATGTGCGTTCTAAGATTGCTGAATATCTGAACCGCCTCATTGACATTGGTGTAGCAGGGTTCAGAATTGATGCTTCTAAGCACATGTGGCCTGGAGACATGAAGGCAATTTTGGATAAACTGCATAATCTAAATACAAACTGGTTCCCCGAAGGAAGTAAACCCTTCATTTACCAGGAG GTAATTGATCTGGGTGGTGAGCCAATTAAAAGCAATGAGTACTTTGGAAATGGCTGTGTGACAGAATTCAAGTATGGTGCAAAATTAGGCACAGTTCTGCGCAAGTGGGATGGAGAGAAGATGGCTTacttaaa GAACTGGGGAGAAGGATGGGGTTTCATGCGTTCTGACAGAGCACTTGTCTTTGTGGACAATCATGACAATCAGCGAGGACATGGAGCTGGAGGAGCATCTATTCTAACATTCTGGGACTCCAG ACTGTACAAAATGGCAGTTGGATTTATGCTTGCTCATCCGTATGGATTTACACGAGTAATGTCAAGCTTCCGTTGGCCAagacattttgaaaatggaaaa gATGTTAATGATTGGATTGGGCCACCAAATAATAATGGAGTAATTAAAGAAGTTACTATTAATCCAGACACCACTTGTGGCAATGATTGGGTCTGTGAACATCGGTGGCGTCAAATAAG AAACATGGTTATGTTCCGTAATGTAGTTGATGGCCAACCTTTTAGAAACTGGTGGGATAATGGTAGCAATCAAGTAGCTTttggaagaggaaacagaggatttattgtttttaacaaTGATGACTG gcCATTATCTTTAACTTTGCAAACTGGTCTTCCTGCTGGCACATATTGTGATGTTATTTCTGGAGATAAAATTGATGGCAATTGTACAggaattaaaatttatgtttctgGGGATGGCAATGCTCATTTTTCTGTTAGTAACTCTGCTGAAGATCCATTTATTGCAATTCATGCTGaatctaaattataa